The Emys orbicularis isolate rEmyOrb1 chromosome 4, rEmyOrb1.hap1, whole genome shotgun sequence genomic sequence AGTCAATTAgaaaggggctgagaggagcagccaatcatggcccggcaggctcatataaaaagggctgcagggcagagcagagatcaGTAGCTGAGTGGAGCTTGAGGGGAGAAGACCAGACTCCTAGCAGGAAGAAGGAGCGCTAACACCTGGGACAATGcagtgctgcaagcagggactgggggagctagagagagctcctggctggctgctagggcctgcaggctgaggccctgaggtaagggcagaAAAGGGTGCTGGAGCTGCATGCGAAGTGGCCCTGGAACAATGAACTGCAGTTGCCACTCGGGGCAGTGGCTGGATAGAGATTGCAGGTCCCCTGGAAGCGGGGAACACAGAGTGTGGCACAACTGGAAggcagtgtcactgaagaggacacCGCAGTTCTGGAAGTGGCGTGGGTCCTGGAACGAAAGTGATGGTGGTGAGGCACCACCAGAGAAGAGCGCCCTGATGAGTAGAGCTAATTCCtatgacagccagcaggaggtgccagagtGGCGAGTCCCACCCCGTCTCACATTAGGCCATCAGACCAGGGCCTGGGATAGCTCACACACCTAGGTGGCTTTTTCTCATCACATGTTACTTCCTTTAATGCTAAATTCTGTCTGTGCCATTTGATGTAGGGAGTAAGGTCCTGAACTTCTCTCTGTGGCCCTGTGAAAACAAACCACACTCTGAAGCCCAACtgtgagctctgtggggcagggaatgtcttttgtgttctgttttgtaCAGCGCCTCGTGcaatggggtgctggtccatgGTGCCACCACAATACAAATCACAGATCTCAAAAAGAAATACAAACCTAAACTGAATAAACCAGTAAATAGAAGAAGGTGATACACCGCTGGGGAAATATTTAATAGGGCTTCCACAGCTTCCACTGAGCACAATGGCCACTGTCTGGCATCAGGAATGAGAAGGGCAGCTATGCTTTTACAATGGCTGATGCAGGGAACTATTTGGATTCAATGCATCCAGATTTAACGTCATTTCTCTTGCTccaaagagcagcagctgccagggtTAATGATAATACAGTGACAAGACTAGTAAATTCTCAAATGAGATGGTGCCTGGTTTTCATCCGTCCATTTTATCATGTGCCATTTAACCCTGGTTGGCAGCTGGGAAGAGGGCACTAATCTGGCACATTTTAAAGGAGGCCTGCTACATTCAGTGCCATTGTGAAAGGCTGCTGCTTTCTCTCTGAAAAGAGGAGCATCTTGGATCAGCCACTAACAGCCCTTTGGAGGTGTGCGAACACAGAGGCTGTCTTCGACTAAGGGGTTGGAGCCTTACCTGCCGTCTGCTGGGGTGATTAGGTGGGTGTGACCTGTGCTTGAGGTAACTCCGACATCACTTGTAGATGTAGCTGCAAATACAAACACAGTTTCAACACCTcatgccttgtctacaccagtggAAGTCCTTATCTCAGCTGATGTTCTACATCAGTTCCTAGTGTGAGCTGTGAATAAAGGGACAAGGTTTTTTGGGGAGTGGAGGGAATTCTGGAATAATCTGGGAGGAGGTGATACAGATTCAGTGTCAGAAAGAGGAAGGAGAGAGTGGGGAAAGTGGGGGGGCTGAAATCTGCAAAACAAAAATCCGAAACCCCACATTTTCCCTACCAATAAATACTCACCCTTGGCAACAGCCACTTTAACTTCAATTATTCTGTAAAGCCTGGGAGGCTCGTAGCGTGCACACCGGTACACCCCTGCATCGTCTACCTGTAGTTTCTCCATGGTGATAGTAACAATCCCTTTCTGGCTGTCGTCATGTATCCTGGCTCTGCCTTTCTGAGCCCTGTTTTGATAGTACCTGTGATCAGTGTTGACCAATACATCACACTCATTCTGAACTGTGCTTCTGCACCAGGCTTTCTTCTCCTCTTTGTAATGCTGTGTGTTGTATGGACACTGGACAGAGAGACTCCGCCCCTCCATAGCATCGTATTCTTGGACTTCAGGAAACCACAAAAACTGGTCAGTACGATCTGGTTGAGAGGTACGATGACGTACATTTCCCATGAGTGACATATgcacaaggggccaaattcttccctggtgtagctccattcacTGGCTTCAGCCTAGTTACAGGAGGGGTGAATGTGAACTGGTGTATTTGGTCTTGTTTGCCGCAAAGATCAACTGTTTTGGCTGTTCCCTTTGCACTTGATCATCCCAAAGTCTCGCAGAGCAAAGGAAGTTACTGATCCTTTCCAGGCCAGGTTCTCCAAAGAGCTCAGCGTGTGGGGTGCACTCTGGGGCCTGAGctcttggaaatctggccctgattgtTGGGACTGAACCCTTTAAAATGTCCCCCTCAGAATCTGCTTCTTGCATAAATAAACTttacaacaggggtaggcaacctatggcacatgtgccgaaggcggcacgtgagctgattttcagtggcactcacactgcccgggtcctggccactggtccggggggctctgcattttaatttaattttaactgaagcttcttaaacattttaaaaaccttatttactttacatacaacaatagtttagttatatattatagtcttatagacagagaccttctaaaaacgttaaaatgtattactggcacgcgaaaccttaaatcagagtgaataaatgaagacacggcacaccacttctgaaaggttgccgacccctgctttacaaTATAAATTGACAGCCCCCTGAGGAAGCCATTAGAGGGGAAAACAAGAAAAGACTATTCTAACAGGAAGCAGGAATGGTCTGTTGGCTGAATTGCTGAGGTTAGCTGGTGATTCAGAGCAGTTTCCagtgggagaaaggagagaggagACAAGGATTTGTGGAGGATGACAGATtctgggggcaggcaggaggaATCGATACAGGCAGGGGAGAGATGATAAAGTGGGGGAAGAAATTGGGATTATAGTCAGTGGAAAAGACAGTTCTCCTGGAAGGAGATTAACTCACCCTTGAAAACGTCCAATTTAATTGTCTTTAGTGGAAACAGTGTATTGGGCGGGTAATAGAGCGCACACCAGTACACGCCGGAGTCCTGCACCTGCAGCTTCTCCATGGTGATGGTTATAATCCCATTGCGGGTGTCATCCTCTATCATGGCTCTTCCAGAGGTAACCTTGGGTTGGTATTCATATGATGTGTAAGAGGTGTTAACTATGGGAGAGCATTTCTCACCTCTCTGCTGGCACCAGGCTTTCTCCATTCCACTGTAATACCGTGTACTGTAGCGACACTCAACAACGAGACTCTGCCCCTCCACTCTGCTCTCCATGGTGTCAAAGAATTGTGCTTGGAATCCTGGAAAACACCAGACCTGCTCAGTAAGAGCTGGGATGGAGCAGGGCTGCCGGCTGCCCCCTCTAAGCCCTGCACTCCAGTGCTTGGACTAAACACAGCCCAAGAACTAGAGGCTGGGCGCTGTGGCTGTGGCGCCACGCCGCTACTAGAAGCGGCCGGCTGGtggcatgtctctgcggcccctggcaggtggggaatgggaggaggctccgtgtgctgcctctgcccccagcactgtctccacacctcccattggctgggaaccaattGGTTGGGAAGAGCCTGAGACACTAGCAGTGTTTGGGGCTGTGTCTAGCTGACTGCTGGGGGAAGGGCTTTTTGTGTTAATATTTGAACTTTCTGATAATAAACCAGATTCTAAGTAAGGCTGTTCTCACTGGATTCATTAAAGCTGGTGTGGAATTTATTTAATAAGTCCCttgaagggggaaactgaggcaggccctTGCAATAGCAACCtttggccatggggggggggtgctcaggAGGTGGCTGGCCCCCCTGGGACAGTCGTTAGCTATTTCCTGGTCATTGCACCCTGTcacacagagacagtccctgccccaaatagtATACAATTAGGGATCTCTATTAAGCGcggttaactcacgtgattaactcaaaaaaaattaatcatgattaatcgcactgttaaacaatagactaccaactgaaatttgttaaatattttggacgcttttctacattttaaaatgtattgatttcaattacaatgcagaatacaaagtatacagtatcagagaggtagccgtgttagtctggatctgtaaaaagcaacaaagagtcctgtggcaccttaaagactaacagatgtattggagcataagcttttgcgtctgacgaagtgggcatgcacccacgaaaacttatgctccaatacatctgttagtctttaaggtgccacaggactctgttgctttttaaagtatacagtgttcactttatattattttttattacaaatatttgtacggtaaaaatgataaacaaaagaaatagtatttttcaattcacctcagacaagttctgtagtgcaatctctttatcatgaaagtgcaactttcaaatgtagatttttttttgttacataactgaactaaaaaacaaaacaatgtaaaactttagagcctacaagtccactcagtcctacttcttattcagccaatcactaagagaaacaagtttgtttacatttacgggagataatgctgcccacttcttatttacaatgtcacctgaaagtgagaacaggcattagcATGACACTTCTGTAGCCAGCcttacaaggtatttacatgccagatatgctaaacatttgtatgccccttcatggtttggccaccatttcagaggacatgcttccatgctgatgatgctcattaaaaaaatatgttaattatttagtgactgaactccttgggggagacttgcatgtctcctgctctattttacccgcattctgccatatatttcatgttatagcagtctcggatgatgacccagcccatgttgttcattttaagaacactttcagtgcagatttcacaaaatgcaaagaaggtaacagtgtgagatttctaaagatagctacatcactcgacccaaggtttaagaatctgaagtgccttccaaaatctgagagggatgaggtgtggcgcatgcttgcagaagtcttaaaagagcaacactccgatgcggaaaccacagaaaccaaaccaccaaaagagaaaatcaaccttctgctggtggcatctgattcagataatgaaaatgaacatgcatcagtctgcactgcttttgattgttatcgagcagaacccatcatcagcatggatacatccaccctggaatggtggttgaagcatgaagggacatgtgaatctttagtgcatctggcatgtaaatatctcgcgatgccggctacaacagtgccatgagaacacctgttctcactttagcATGACATTGTGAACCCGTATTTTTGCAGGGATACatttgtgtggtgtgtagtgGGTGTTCAAAAATCTTTACCCATTGAACCTGGAGTTTCCAgtatctggtgtaaattggtgtagccccattgacttcagtagagctctGGTGTTGATTTACTTCACTTGAGGTATTGGTCTGCCATGGATCCTCACACTCCTTACCGTGCTGTTTCTTGCACAATTCACAGCACATTTGACaaaccaagccccagatcccacCTGCCCCTGACATGGAATGTccatgtaacccccccccccacccccaagtatcACATCACTCTTCCTCTTACctgagaggcagagcagcagcagcagcagcaggaatctCAGCTCCATGCCTGTCTTCAAGCccacagaggggcattgctggaatATCGTATGGAACGTGAAATGGATTTTTAGGAAGTGTCGTCTCTCTGAGCTCTCTCCTATCGACACTGCAGCTGCATGAGGAAGTGGCTGAGGTCTTGCCTTAGCACAGAAATACTTCCCcatattttgcaacaaaactgATATTAAGTTAATTTAATTGTGTATTTAGGGAAGTGGATGGCAACAAAAGAGTTAGGACAGTCCTGAAGGGCAGAGGGGGGACTTTACACATCCCTCCTGAGCACAGTTACTGGCTGATCTTTCACAGACTGAATGATCATTTTGTTAAGTTCCCtgtgtgggaaagggggaacGAGCTTGTGTCTCAGGCTCAAATCAAACCCCAAAGAAAAAAGGGGTGCATTTTAAGAGACAGGTTTCCTGAGTATGGAAATGTGATGCATTAAAATACACCCCTTTTTGCTTTGCGGTTTGATTTGAGCCTGGGAGACCATCTCGTTCCCCTTTCCCATAGCTCATGTGATCAAGaactcattttgtgtcttagcctttctgattttgtccctacatacttgttcTGTTTCTTTGAATTCCTCCTTATCAGTTTGAccatatttccactttttgtaggattccttttctattttcaggtcattaaagagctcctgatggagccagaTTGGCCTCTTATGATTCTTCCATATTAGAACTAACATCAGCCTTACCCAAGGGCTGTCCTGTTTAGCAGATTGCAGTTAGCCCTGTGATCCACTCAATGATAACCATGACCAGATGAGGCTATGTTACACCCAACAGTCCGTCGCTACACTGAGTGATAAGTCATGTTCGTTAGGATTTTTTCCAGCAGAAAGTAATTTTGGAGGGTAGATAAGCCCTATCAGGATCTGGCCAAGGGCAGGGTCTTCTCGTTGCTTGGTCTTGTTTGTGCAGTTCCCTCATGGAGGAGGCCACTCTGAGTTCCTCTGAGAATATGCAAAGCTTTTCCATTCCATTTATAACTCCATACCTCCTTCTTCTCACCTGTGCACTGGAAGGTGAGAATTCATGTTGAGGGGCCCTCCAGTTCCTTTTTAAACCTTCATATCCCACGTATGGGACACAGATGTCTCTTTCGAGAAGGGCACTTTATACATTATTTCAGGAGGAAAACACACCCTTTATATATCTCCCATGCAGAAGCAGCATGGAGAGCAGCAGTGTAAGCTTTTCTCATTCCATCACTTGCCAACATGCTTTTAATCTGAATGGTAGGGACCATGTCTGGTTGCTGAGAGAAGAGTCTGTACCCATGACCATCTGAGTCCTTAGCAACTCTGCTGGGATTGCCATCGACTATTAACTGCGATGGTGATTTTAGGATGTGGGCAGTGTTTGGGCACCTGCCTTCTGGGAACTTGACTGCTTAATGTGCAATGAGGTTTTTGGATCTCAGTTTGGTAAATACTTTAGGTCATGGTACACCTGAGTCAGCCAGGGAGCCAGATTCTACTCTCATctaccctggtgtaactccactgagctACTCTGAATTCACTGTGGTGTGAATTTGACCCCAAAACCACCTCCTGGTTCTGCTAGCAGGTTGGTATGGAGCAGGCAGTGGAGAGGgtgaattattaatatttttcactTCCCTAGCACCATTGTCGgtggatctcaaagggctttgcaGGCAGTGAGTGCAGCACCTGTGTTGCAGAGGAAGTATCATCCCAACATTGCAGAGGAGGAAAGTGAGCCTGTCCTGCATCTGTTTTGAGAGCCCATAGGAGGCACTATATGAGTTCCAGGCATTATAACAACCAAACTAGCCCCCAGGTTGCTCTCAATGATCCGTTCCATGGAATCGAAAAGAGCCAGGGCCAGGACCAATGGGACAGATATTTCCACAGGAGCCTAGCATGGAGAAATCAAACTCACACCATTCAGTGTTCATACTTCGTATTTTCAGTTTAACAGAGTTGTTACAGCTTTCAGCATTGTACAGCACATGGAGTGACAGTAGGGTCACAAAcattctatttaaaaaatacaggacCAGTTTCTTGGCAGTGCCCCTCTGTCAGTGCTATTCAAATTTGACCTGGCTGCCCCTCCGTGCATGTCAGAGGGGAGGCCAGGCCAAATTCTGGACTGCTCCGGCAACACTACATGAAACAGATGATAAAAGGCACTCAGTACTGATTTAGTTTGGGACAggaaattttttatttaaataagggaCATCCCTAAAGATACGGGACAGTTGGTAACCCTACAAAACTGGGCCCGTCTGCAGCCAGTACAGCAGAGAGCTTCTGTGGATATTTGTCACAGCCCCACTAAAGCTCTCTCTGCCGGACACTCACCAGGCTACTGTGCATGGGTCCATCACTCTAGAGCCATGTGCTTAAACTTTCCAAGGTTGAGTAGGCTCCAGCACTGTCTCTTTCCTTGACCTCTCTGGCACACTTCATGGAAATGGGAGCTCACGGTCCAGCTTCTCTAGGCCTCCAGGACCCCATGGCAATTCCATAAGTTTAAGCTCCCCCTTTCCAAGAGTTCCAACTTTGTTGGTTCTCTGGGTTACAGGTTACCTCCATTCTTGAGCATTCTTTGGGCTTAAGTCGGAGCCTGCTATGAGTCCAGGATCCCCTCACCTGCATGTGGTTTCTCCTCTGAATCACAATGTCACTCTCCTCTTCAGCCAGCTTCCTTCTTCCTCAGCTGGTCCCAGAGTTCAacagaaccccccccacacacaagttATGAAAGCATGCCCTTCTGCTATTCTCTGCTGCCCAAGCTTCCTTTGTGTCCCTCCTgaatctctaagggtatgtctacactacgagagtagtttgattttacttaaatcgaatatgtggaatcgatattgcaaagtcgaacgtgtgtgtccacactaaggacagtaattcgactttgtgagtccacattaacggggaaagcgtcgacattggaagcggtgcactgtgggcagctatcccacagttcccgcagtccccgctgcccattggaattctgggtcgagccgccaattccttctgggtaaaaaaatgtgtcgagggtgcttttgggtaactgtcgtcatccgtccgtcactaccgccctccctccctgaaagcgccggcgggaaatcagttcgcgcacttttctggtcagtgacagcgcggacgccacagcactgcgagcatggagcccgctgcgaccatcgctgcagttgtggccgttgtcaacgcctcgcagcttattatccacctttcccagaggcagatgcagataaatcaggcgaggaggctacggcaccgtggtgagggcctgaagtctgagagtagcacagacctgtcagaaagcacggcacccagcgccgaggacatcacggtggcaatgggtcatgtggatgttgtggaacggcgattctgggcctgggaaacaagcacggactggtgggaccgcatagtgcttcaggtctgggatgaatcccagtggctgcgaaactttcgcatgcggaaggggactttccttgaactttgtgagttgctgtcccctgccctgaagcgcaatgacacccggatgcgagcagccctgactgtccagaagcgagtggccatagccctctggaagcttgcaacgccagacagctaccggtcagtcgcgaaccactttggcgtgggcaaatctaccgtgggggttgttgtgatgcaagtagccaacgcaatcgttgaggtactgctctcaaaggtagtgaccctgggaaacgcgcaggccatcataggtggcttcgccgcaatgggattcccaaactgcggtggggctatagatggaactcacatccctatcctgggaccggaccaccaggccagccagtacatcaaccgaaagggctacttttcaatggtgctgcaagcactggtggaccataggggacgttttacaaacatcaacgtcagatggccgggcaaggttcatgacgctcgtgttttcaggaactcaggtctgtttagacggctgcaggaaggtatttacttcccggaccacaaaataactcttggggatgtggagatgcctatagtcatcctcggggacccagcctacccgctaatgccctggctcatgaagccctatacgggcgccctggacactgaaaaagaactcttcaactaccggctgagcaagtgcagaatggtggtggagtgtgcttttggctgtctcaaggggagatggagaagcttactgactcgctgtgatctcagcgaaaccaatatccccattgttattgcagcttgctgtgtgctccacaatctctgtgagagcaagggggagacctttatggcggggtgggaggttgaggcaaatagcctggcttctgattacgcccagccagacagccgggcgattagaagagcccagcgggacgcgctgtgcatccgggaggctttgaaagctaggttcctgagtgagcagggtaaccagtgacttttcagtttgtgtacagagaagctgaacctgcccccgtttctttacccactaaatgttcagtatcctctccagttacataccccgttcccccccttccaacacacgtttaaaaataaaatcacttgaattttgttaatgaacaccgttttctttattactgttttcgtgggaaagtgttgaacctgggacgcagactgtggtggggagcgggtgtagtgtagtgatgcaaatgacgcttccaaactccaggaatgacaggctccgcagtggtggactggtggtttcaacagaccctgccacccctcctgttcgggactctgtgtggggggggggctatgtgactttgtggcagggggaggacggttacagatcccctgctgcgtggctctgtgatccaggataaggaccgctgcataagatctgtaactgccctcccccgccacaaagtcacagagcaccccccaccccccacagaacactaaaaccacctcccagactgaccagggtaactagtgactgcaatgtgtgtgtgccctgctgctgaacctgcccccgcctctgtaccctggtaaaggtgactgtcctgtccaattaccaacccccttcccccccttcagacagactctcctctaaaagaacatgatggaaacagtaattaacagaaacgtattttttattagcaactacacatgaaactggggggtgaaacttggacgggggcttgggtgaggcgggaaggaaaggacttgtcaaattttggggaatgagagccttctagtactagagcactctgcaggggtggagtgagagttttcacggactctgccgcccctccttctttggactttgggtgaggggggtatgggacttggtggcaggggagggcggttacagatagactgcagcggggctctgtcctcctgcctccggtcctgcagaacatccacaaggcgccggagcgtgtccgtttgctccctcattagtccaagcagcgtttgagtcgcctgctggtcttcctgccgccacctctcctcccgttccatgtgtgaacggtgcatttgggacaagttctccctccactgggtctgctgtgctgcctgggctcgggagcagcccataagttccgagaacatgtcctcccgtgtcctcttcttcctacgcctaatctgcgctagcctctgggagtgtgatgccaggctacgttgggagacagtcgcagctgtgggaatgggaaaaagggagtgaattcctcagaaagataaatttagttgtgaacaaagaacatagtctttctctgtgaacaagaccatgcacagcacctatcacatgcgcactcaggacaaggtcgaattttcggccttcgcattcagtgcctggggtcttgcagtgcagatcagagaagcggggcaggacaccggaat encodes the following:
- the LOC135877890 gene encoding trem-like transcript 2 protein, whose protein sequence is MELRFLLLLLLLCLSGFQAQFFDTMESRVEGQSLVVECRYSTRYYSGMEKAWCQQRGEKCSPIVNTSYTSYEYQPKVTSGRAMIEDDTRNGIITITMEKLQVQDSGVYWCALYYPPNTLFPLKTIKLDVFKATSTSDVGVTSSTGHTHLITPADGSSLYLRSTFLWLGVGFLINKTLLAV